A single window of Rissa tridactyla isolate bRisTri1 unplaced genomic scaffold, bRisTri1.patW.cur.20221130 scaffold_33, whole genome shotgun sequence DNA harbors:
- the LOC128903398 gene encoding olfactory receptor 14A16-like produces MSNGSSITHFLLLAFADTRELQLLHFWLFLGIYLAALLGNGLIITAVACDHRLHTPMYFFLLNLALLDLGCISTTLPKAMANSLWDTRAISFSGCAAQVFFFAFLISAEFYLLTIMSYDRYVAICKPLHYGSLLGSRACVHMAAAAWGSGFLYALLHTANTFSISLCQGNGLDQFFCEIPQILKLSCTDSDYLREVGLIVFGACLFFTCFVFIVVSYVQIFRAVLRIPSEQGRHKAFSTCLPHLVIVSLFISTAVVAYLKPSSISSPSLDLVLSILYSVLPPAVNPLIYSMRNQELKGALRKLIGH; encoded by the coding sequence atgtccaacggcagctccatcacccacttcctcctcctggcattcgcagacacgcgggagctgcagctcttgcacttctggctcttcctgggcatctacctggctgccctcctgggcaatggcctcatcatcactgccgtagcctgtgaccaccgcctccacacccccatgtacttcttcctcctcaacctcgccctcctcgacctgggctgcatctccaccactctgcccaaagccatggccaattccctctgggacaccagggccatctccttctcgggatgtgctgcccaggtctttttctttgccttcttgatctcagcagagttttatcttctgacaatCATgtcctacgaccgctacgttgccatctgcaaacccctgcactatgggtccctcctgggcagcagagcttgtgtccacatggcagcagctgcctggggcagtggctttctctatgctctgctgcacactgccaatacattttcaatatctctctGTCAAGGAAATGGCCTAGaccaatttttctgtgaaatcccccagatcctcaagctctcctgcacagactcggactacctcagggaagttgggcttattgtgtttggtgcctgtttattctttacgtgttttgttttcattgtggtgtcctatgtgcagatcttcagggctgtgctgagaatcccctcagagcagggacggcacaaagccttttccacgtgcctccctcacctggtcaTTGTCTCCCTGTTTATCAGCACTGCTGTAGTTGCCTACCTGAaaccctcctccatctcctcaccatccTTAGATCTGGTGCTGTCAATTCTGTACTCGgtgttgcctccagcagtgaaccccctcatctacagcatgaggaaccaggagctcaagggtgccctgaggaaactgattggacat